GTCATACAGGCCATTGGATGATTTATAGGCACGATTATTGTAATTGATCGTGAGTCCCGTATTCAGATAGGCATAGCTCCAGATCCTGGAGATGACAAAATCCTCATTATAGGAATACTCACCAAACAGTTCCGGGTCAGGGGTGAAGAGTACTTCAGTACCATCTGCTTCCTCTGACTTACCACTCTTTTCTCTGACCAGCACGCCTTTCTCGAAGATAGCCGTGCTGTATTTACCTTCACGATAGCTGGTGACCTGAAAATGAGAGGAGAGGGCATTCACTGCCTTGGTACCAACACCATTGAGGCCAACAGAGAACTGGAAGACATCATCACTATACTTTGCACCCGTATTGATGATTGAGACACAGTCGACCACTTTCCCGAGGGGAATACCGCGTCCGAAGTCTCTCACCGACACCTCACTCTCTTTCAGACGGATGACGATACGGCTACCATAGCCCATGATGAACTCGTCGATACTGTTATCCACCACCTCCTTGAGAAGGATGTAGATACCATCATCGACATGGGTACCGTTTCCCAATCGCCCGATATACATACCGGGACGTTTTCGAATATGTTCCAACGCGCTGAGCGTAAGGATTTTCGATTCATCATATGTTGTCTTCGCCATGACTGTGCATTATAACAGAATTCTACAATGATGGCAAAATAGTCGATAGAATAAATTACTTGCAGGATGACAGGTCAGTGCACTACCCTATGAATATGAACACCATACTCTTGGTTTATCTTGGCATCTCATTTGCTCACCTCAGCTTCCGCTCAGAAGGTTATCGATTTCTTGGAAATTTGACAAAAGTCTTGTTGATGCCTACCCTGATGCTATTTCTCATGCAGCAGGGGGACTATCCCCTGCTTCTCGCTGCACTTCTCTTTGCCACCATCGGGGATGCCTTGTTGAACAAGGGGCATCAAGGAAGCCATTTTATCTGGGGTATGGCAAGTTTTGCAGTGTGCCATATCTTCTACGGCATCCACGTCCTATTGTTGGGTGTGGACTGGATTCTCGCAGCCATTGCTTTTTCAGGACTTATGATTCCCTATAGCCTGTTGTATCGCCTGATCGGGAAGCAGAAGGGTTCTGCCAAATACCTCGCATATGCAATGCTGCTCTTCATGCTAGCGTCCCTGTTGACCGGACTTGCCTCGCTACTCTGCATCATGGGAATATTGCTGTTCATACTAAGCGATACCATGATCGGTATGGACAGTCTTGCAATGAAACACGTAAATGATACCAGTATTATGGGAAGTTACATCCTCGCCCAACTCTTACTGGTTCTTGGATTCACCGCACTCTAGGAGAACACAATGAAACCTCATCACACACACCAAACTCGCCAGCCCCTGCATAAGAAAAAGGAAGGACTGGCTGCCGGATCCCTGGTCTTTGTGGGAGACGGGCAACCCGAGGCGACCAGAATTCGCACTCACCTCTACTCATCTGGATCGTATGAGTTGATTGAAGGGTTTGTGCTACCGAAAGAGAACCAACGTTGCTGGGTGCAAATCAGTGGACTTTCCAATATCATGTCCATCGTCGAGGTTGCAAAGGCTTTTTCCCTTTCCACCCTCAGCCTTGAGGATGTATTCTCCACCGATCAACGCCTGAAACTCGACAGCTATGAGCAGTATCTCGCCATCACGCTGAGAATTCTTCCAACGGAAACCACCGAAGACCAACAGCTCTCCCTCTTCCTGGGGAAGCATTGGGTGCTCTCCATCACAGAGTATGCAAGTGAGGTATTCCTCCCTGCCATACGTCAGTTGGAAGATCCGCAGACCAAGCTGCAGGGAGGAGACAGCAGTTTGCTCTTTCATG
This sequence is a window from uncultured Sphaerochaeta sp.. Protein-coding genes within it:
- a CDS encoding lysoplasmalogenase family protein — protein: MNTILLVYLGISFAHLSFRSEGYRFLGNLTKVLLMPTLMLFLMQQGDYPLLLAALLFATIGDALLNKGHQGSHFIWGMASFAVCHIFYGIHVLLLGVDWILAAIAFSGLMIPYSLLYRLIGKQKGSAKYLAYAMLLFMLASLLTGLASLLCIMGILLFILSDTMIGMDSLAMKHVNDTSIMGSYILAQLLLVLGFTAL